TCGCGCATCAGCTCGCGGCCGCCGCCGGCGTACATCCAGGCGATCTGCTGGCGCGCGTTCAGGCCGAACGGCACCGCGGTCTCGAAGGCGAAGGCCATGTTCTTGCCGACGTAGTAGTAACCGGCGGTCTGGCCGCACTCGACCGTGCCCTGGCCGACCGCGTCCATGACCTGCAGTCCCGGCACGATCTCGCCGCCGGCGAACACGCGGATCTGGAATTTGCCGCCGGTGATTTCGCCGACGCGCCGCGCCAGGCGCTCGGCCGCGCCGTAGATGGCGTCCACGCTCTTGGGGAAACTTGAAGCAAGACGCCAGCGGATCGTCGGGGATTCATCGGCGCGCACGGCAGCGGCCGCGCCCAGCAGCCCGACTCCGGCGCCCTTGAGGACATCGCGTCGTTTCATGTCATTTTTCTTGATGGTTTTGACGGACAGCGGACATTCTGCCCCAGTCATGCACCGGAGCCAAACGCTTTACGGAAGGGAACGACGGAAAGGATTAACGACTTTTGCTGGCGACAACCTTGTTACGGCCGCCCTGCTTGGCTTCCTGCAGGGCCTTGCTGGCGTGCGACATCAGCTGCTCGAGATCTTCACCATCCTTGTACTGGGTAACGCCGATGCTGATGGTCAGGCGGATTTTCTTGGAGCCCACGTTGAAGTCCCACTTGCTGACCGAGTTGCGGATGCGCTCGACGATTTTCTTGCCCTGCACCAGGCTGGTGTGCGGCAGCACGATGAGGAATTCCTCGCCGCCGTAGCGCCCGACCTTGTCCGGCATGCGCAGGGCGTCGGCGAGCACGCCGGCCACGTCCTTGAGCACGCGGTCGCCGCCGCCACGTCCGTAGGAGGCGTTGATTTCCTTCAGCAGGTCGATGTCGGCCATGGCGACCGTCAGCGGGGTGCGGTAGCGCTCGGCATGGGC
The DNA window shown above is from Sulfuricaulis limicola and carries:
- a CDS encoding GGDEF domain-containing protein, producing MKQARSEVQTAVKAMLAIAVMLFLVEVLIMYALRYLGFEFGTRFTLLNGILLAVICAPPIYWLVLSPIRNQYIRRLRGEGDDEDLSHMAITDPLTRIMNRRGITVGLLDAMAHAERYRTPLTVAMADIDLLKEINASYGRGGGDRVLKDVAGVLADALRMPDKVGRYGGEEFLIVLPHTSLVQGKKIVERIRNSVSKWDFNVGSKKIRLTISIGVTQYKDGEDLEQLMSHASKALQEAKQGGRNKVVASKSR